A window of the candidate division KSB1 bacterium genome harbors these coding sequences:
- a CDS encoding GlmU family protein codes for MAETLCLFEDEGVVNLYPLTLTRPAFELRCGMSSLREKIVRELKPRKVVLHCRSYLGEAVREENEGALVNSLPEEDVLFVNGRLLIDGAVAKKIAAHRPAAFWQGEELVAAWVPASKIPELRSKLADFFHPQWLSDLPRIEVEARLIVWPWDLIHYNADEIRREFSALGLGGQLRGKIYPNVSLIGKENIFVGEKAELWPGVVIMAEEGPVYIADGATIMANAVIVGPSYIGPKSMIKIGAKIYEGTSVGEVCKVGGEVEESIIHAYSNKQHEGFLGHAYLGTWVNLGADTNNSDLKNNYAPVRVQINDRLVDTGSLFVGLFMGDHTKTGINTMFNTGTVVGVACNVYGEGFPPRFIPSFHWGGARGLAKYSLEKTLETARRVMARRNKELTPAQEAVLRRVYEMPAPPILDKGATM; via the coding sequence ATGGCCGAGACGCTGTGCCTCTTCGAGGATGAGGGGGTGGTAAACCTTTATCCCCTCACGCTGACCCGGCCTGCCTTTGAGCTGCGCTGCGGCATGTCGAGTCTGCGGGAAAAGATCGTCCGGGAGCTGAAGCCCCGGAAAGTGGTCCTGCACTGCCGTAGCTACCTCGGAGAAGCCGTCAGGGAGGAAAACGAGGGGGCGCTGGTGAACTCCCTGCCGGAAGAGGATGTGCTTTTCGTCAACGGAAGGCTCCTGATCGACGGGGCTGTCGCGAAGAAGATCGCAGCGCATCGGCCGGCTGCCTTCTGGCAGGGGGAAGAGCTTGTCGCCGCCTGGGTTCCGGCCTCCAAGATCCCGGAGCTGCGGAGTAAGCTTGCGGACTTCTTCCACCCGCAGTGGCTTAGCGATCTGCCCCGGATCGAAGTGGAGGCTCGTCTCATCGTCTGGCCGTGGGACCTGATTCATTACAACGCGGACGAGATCCGGCGGGAGTTTTCAGCCCTGGGCCTCGGCGGTCAGCTTCGGGGCAAGATCTACCCCAATGTGAGCCTGATCGGCAAGGAGAACATCTTCGTTGGGGAGAAAGCGGAGCTATGGCCTGGTGTTGTGATTATGGCCGAGGAAGGTCCTGTGTACATTGCCGACGGCGCGACCATCATGGCCAATGCGGTGATCGTCGGGCCCTCCTATATAGGCCCGAAGAGCATGATCAAGATCGGGGCGAAGATCTACGAGGGAACCAGTGTCGGGGAGGTCTGCAAGGTAGGCGGTGAGGTTGAGGAGTCGATCATCCACGCCTATTCGAACAAGCAGCACGAAGGTTTCCTCGGGCATGCATACCTGGGCACATGGGTCAACCTGGGTGCTGATACGAACAACTCCGATCTCAAGAACAACTACGCACCCGTGCGGGTGCAGATCAACGATCGCCTTGTCGACACGGGAAGCCTTTTCGTGGGCCTTTTCATGGGTGACCACACAAAGACCGGAATCAATACCATGTTCAACACCGGGACTGTGGTGGGGGTAGCGTGCAACGTATACGGAGAGGGTTTCCCGCCGCGCTTTATCCCCTCGTTTCACTGGGGCGGCGCCAGGGGCCTCGCGAAGTACAGCTTGGAAAAGACCCTCGAGACTGCACGGAGGGTGATGGCCCGACGTAACAAAGAACTGACCCCGGCCCAGGAGGCGGTCCTGCGCAGGGTCTACGAGATGCCCGCTCCCCCTATTCTGGACAAAGGGGCCACAATGTAG
- the nagB gene encoding glucosamine-6-phosphate deaminase — protein MLVIVTEDYEEMSKEAARRVAALIRKKPNCVLGLATGGTPLGLYRELIRMHREEGLDFSKVTTFNLDEYVGLPPEHPQSYHHFMWENFFRHINIDRRYVYIPHGMADDIEEHCRWYEEMIQKAGGIDLQILGIGANGHIAFNEPGSSLGSRTRIKTLTEQTRRDNARFFGSIDQVPKYAITMGIGTIMEARQILLLASGKSKAHAIKITVEGPITAMVPATIVQMHPKATIIVDKEAASELTGSYTG, from the coding sequence ATGTTGGTGATTGTGACGGAAGACTACGAGGAGATGAGCAAGGAAGCGGCGCGCCGGGTGGCCGCGCTTATCCGTAAGAAGCCGAACTGCGTTCTGGGGCTCGCTACGGGTGGCACCCCCCTCGGCCTATACCGGGAGCTCATCCGGATGCACCGCGAGGAGGGGCTGGACTTCTCCAAAGTCACCACCTTCAACCTCGACGAGTACGTTGGCCTTCCGCCTGAGCATCCCCAAAGCTACCACCATTTCATGTGGGAGAACTTCTTCCGCCACATCAACATCGACCGCCGCTATGTGTACATCCCCCACGGCATGGCCGACGACATCGAGGAGCACTGCCGCTGGTATGAGGAGATGATCCAGAAGGCCGGAGGCATTGATTTGCAGATCCTGGGAATTGGAGCCAACGGGCACATCGCCTTCAATGAACCTGGATCCTCGCTCGGATCGCGAACACGGATCAAGACCCTCACCGAGCAGACGCGAAGGGACAACGCGCGCTTCTTTGGCTCCATCGATCAGGTTCCCAAATACGCCATCACGATGGGCATCGGCACGATCATGGAAGCACGCCAGATTCTGTTGCTGGCAAGCGGCAAGTCCAAAGCTCATGCCATCAAAATAACCGTCGAGGGGCCCATCACGGCAATGGTTCCGGCGACCATCGTCCAGA